From Halomicrobium salinisoli, the proteins below share one genomic window:
- a CDS encoding MinD/ParA family ATP-binding protein, whose product MIVAVTGGKGGVGKSTVAYNLAAELDAVAVDADLAMADLPESSGPDLHDVLAGRADPIEAVREDGPVAVLPCGRSLSGARAADPARLADAVARVERAYGTVVVDSPAGMRADAGLPLYVADACVLVTTPDRAALADAVRIRALARRLDAGLARVVLNRAGADPPRETVADRLGAPVVAVPDSDAVASAQAAGRPLAVTAPSSRVRDRFEKLAAAVQSANSW is encoded by the coding sequence GTGATCGTCGCCGTCACCGGCGGCAAGGGCGGCGTCGGGAAGTCGACGGTCGCCTACAACCTCGCCGCCGAGCTCGACGCCGTCGCCGTCGACGCCGACCTGGCGATGGCGGACCTCCCCGAGAGCAGCGGTCCGGACCTCCACGACGTGCTCGCGGGGCGGGCGGACCCGATCGAGGCGGTCCGCGAGGACGGGCCCGTCGCCGTCCTGCCCTGCGGTCGCTCGCTGTCGGGCGCCCGCGCGGCCGACCCGGCGAGGCTGGCGGACGCCGTCGCCCGCGTGGAGCGCGCGTACGGGACCGTCGTCGTCGACTCGCCGGCGGGGATGCGCGCCGACGCGGGACTGCCCCTGTACGTCGCCGACGCCTGCGTGCTCGTCACCACGCCGGACCGGGCGGCGCTGGCCGACGCGGTCCGGATCCGCGCGCTGGCCCGCCGGCTGGATGCCGGCCTCGCCCGCGTCGTCCTGAACCGCGCCGGTGCCGACCCGCCACGCGAGACGGTCGCCGACCGCCTCGGGGCGCCGGTCGTCGCCGTCCCGGACAGCGACGCCGTCGCCAGCGCGCAGGCCGCGGGGCGGCCGCTGGCCGTGACGGCGCCGTCCTCTCGCGTCCGCGATCGATTCGAGAAGCTCGCTGCGGCCGTTCAGTCCGCCAACTCCTGGTAG
- a CDS encoding DUF7504 family protein — MTVSDRVADAPTVLVIDSTDESSVCRELVEADVSAGREVLWVCHERSACEAVGTIDETDTAGVLSVGGLPGEADAVGDVHVESVSKPGDLPALGLKLSRLLSEHDGELTICFESITALLEHADRNGVCRFLHTLTAQIREAGARAHFHLAPDHDVETTGTVASLCDALVDPDTEPTVRTRPPTERPDS; from the coding sequence ATGACAGTCTCGGACCGCGTCGCGGACGCGCCGACCGTCCTGGTGATCGACTCGACCGACGAGTCGTCGGTCTGCCGGGAGCTGGTCGAGGCCGACGTCAGCGCCGGTCGCGAGGTGCTGTGGGTGTGTCACGAGCGGTCGGCCTGTGAGGCGGTGGGGACGATCGACGAGACCGACACGGCGGGCGTCCTGTCGGTGGGCGGCCTGCCCGGCGAGGCCGACGCGGTCGGGGACGTCCACGTCGAGTCGGTCTCGAAGCCAGGCGACCTGCCCGCGCTGGGGCTGAAACTGAGCCGCCTGCTCTCCGAGCACGACGGCGAGCTGACGATCTGCTTCGAGTCGATCACCGCGCTGCTGGAGCACGCCGACCGGAACGGCGTCTGCCGGTTCCTGCACACGCTGACGGCGCAGATCCGCGAGGCCGGCGCGCGCGCGCACTTCCACCTCGCGCCGGATCACGACGTGGAGACGACCGGTACGGTGGCGTCGCTGTGCGACGCGCTCGTCGACCCCGACACGGAGCCGACCGTCCGGACTCGCCCGCCGACCGAACGCCCGGACAGTTAA
- a CDS encoding LAGLIDADG family homing endonuclease, with product MASVENTELTDAFDEFYRNYYRNDIGELAQKYPSDQKSLWVDWQDLYRFDPDLADDVRTKPEQMQDYAEEALRLFDLPIDVKLGQAHVRFHNLPESTDIRAIRHEHHGRLIAVTGIVRKATNVRPKVTTAAFECQRCGTLTRIPQVSGDFQEPHECQGCERQGPFRLNMDQSEFVDAQKIRVQESPEGLRGGETPQSIDINIEDDITGEVTAGDHVTVTGVLKLDQQGSDQDQSPMFDVYMDGVDVTIEDEQFEDMDITDEDKKEIVELSNEDGIYDKMVGAIAPSIYGYEKEKLAMIMQLFSGVTKDLPDGSRIRGDLHMLLIGDPGTGKSQMLSYIQNIAPRSVYTSGKGSSSAGLCVTGDTLVHTDDGFREIRELVAEDLPDPVAEETSVPRTIDVQTFDREAGTMREGTTSLAWRMPEKPCRRIETTHGKELEASVNTPVLTCGEDGIEWTEIDDVEPGDYVAVPRYDGIERSEVDVRKFLELTSEKLLLTDGTIEHLREALVEEFGSLRDAAAALDLSEDFIYSHLKNRHVPIEKLDRMLDAIGETRDDVDFERLMIRHGDGITIPETFDADLLYLLGLVFGDGDIALDRRDGNRGMVRISNGDEQLLERAASIFDEKFDKCPEIERQDDRVPSIRVNSATIARLFWNAGMRTPKDDLELDPKLTVAAHADAFLKGLMDADGSVSNRDGGGSSVLMSTISEDLAEQVQLMLETYGVRASVRERDRRGTYELQDGRTIESKRVQHFVEIYGADIDRYAEAIGFESAEKRDALAEIVETERRQREKLPVGPALAVADGAGGQYYQNVKRGDNPGRARARSMLEDVDLGEAEPIVREAVEADLRWDEVVAAEDTGRKEVFDLTVPETHNFVGNGVVTHNTAAAVRDDFGDGQQWTLEAGALVLADQGIAAVDELDKMAADDRSAMHEALEQQKISVSKAGINATLKSRCSLLGAANPKYGRFDQFEPIGEQIDLEPALISRFDLIFTVTDQPDEEEDANLAQHIIQTNYAGELHTHRQETATSDYTQEEVDNVTDEVAPTIEPELLRKYVAYAKRNCFPTMTEEAKQVIEDFYVDLRLQGTDEDAAVPVTARKLEAMVRLAEASARMRLSDTVEQDDAERATSITRYCMEQIGVDPETGEFDADVVETGTSKSQRDRIQNIRGIIADIEDEYDEGAPIDVVIERAEEVGIDEPKAESEIEKLKQKGEVYEPRTDHLRTT from the coding sequence ATGGCCAGCGTCGAGAACACGGAGCTCACCGACGCCTTCGACGAGTTCTATCGCAACTACTATCGCAACGACATCGGTGAGCTCGCCCAGAAGTATCCCAGCGACCAGAAGTCACTGTGGGTCGACTGGCAGGACCTCTACCGCTTCGACCCGGACCTGGCCGACGACGTGCGCACCAAGCCCGAGCAGATGCAGGACTACGCCGAGGAGGCGCTGCGCCTGTTCGACCTCCCCATCGACGTCAAGCTCGGCCAGGCCCACGTCCGCTTTCACAACCTCCCCGAGTCGACGGACATCCGGGCGATCCGCCACGAGCACCACGGCCGCCTCATCGCCGTCACCGGCATCGTCCGCAAGGCCACCAACGTCCGGCCGAAGGTGACCACCGCCGCCTTCGAGTGCCAGCGCTGTGGCACCCTCACCCGGATCCCGCAGGTCTCCGGCGACTTCCAGGAGCCCCACGAGTGCCAGGGCTGCGAACGCCAGGGCCCCTTCCGGCTGAACATGGACCAGTCGGAGTTCGTCGACGCCCAGAAGATCCGCGTCCAGGAGTCCCCGGAGGGACTGCGCGGCGGCGAGACGCCCCAGTCTATCGACATCAACATCGAGGACGACATCACCGGCGAGGTCACCGCCGGCGACCACGTCACCGTCACCGGCGTCCTCAAGCTCGACCAGCAGGGCTCCGACCAGGACCAGTCCCCGATGTTCGACGTCTACATGGACGGCGTCGACGTCACCATCGAGGACGAGCAGTTCGAGGACATGGACATCACCGACGAGGACAAGAAGGAGATCGTCGAGCTGTCCAACGAAGACGGCATCTACGACAAGATGGTCGGCGCCATCGCGCCCTCCATCTACGGCTACGAGAAGGAGAAGCTCGCGATGATCATGCAGCTGTTCTCCGGGGTGACCAAGGACCTTCCTGACGGATCTCGTATACGTGGCGACCTCCATATGCTCCTGATAGGCGACCCGGGAACCGGGAAGAGCCAGATGTTGTCATATATTCAAAACATCGCACCCCGCTCCGTTTACACCTCCGGTAAGGGGTCCTCGTCTGCCGGGCTGTGCGTCACCGGCGACACGCTCGTCCACACCGACGACGGGTTCCGGGAGATCCGCGAACTCGTCGCAGAGGATCTTCCGGATCCGGTAGCGGAGGAAACCTCCGTCCCGCGAACGATCGACGTACAGACGTTCGACCGCGAGGCCGGGACGATGCGCGAGGGGACGACGTCGCTCGCCTGGCGGATGCCCGAGAAACCGTGTCGTCGTATCGAGACCACACACGGCAAAGAGCTCGAGGCGTCTGTCAACACACCCGTGCTGACGTGCGGTGAGGACGGGATTGAGTGGACCGAGATTGACGACGTCGAGCCGGGAGATTACGTCGCTGTTCCGCGATACGACGGCATTGAACGATCCGAGGTCGACGTCCGCAAGTTCCTCGAGCTGACCTCCGAGAAGCTCCTGCTGACGGACGGGACGATCGAACACCTCCGCGAGGCGCTGGTCGAGGAGTTCGGATCGCTCCGGGACGCGGCGGCCGCCCTCGATCTCTCGGAAGACTTCATCTATAGCCACCTCAAGAACCGCCACGTTCCGATCGAGAAGCTCGACCGGATGCTGGACGCCATCGGCGAGACGAGAGACGACGTCGACTTCGAGCGGCTGATGATCAGACACGGGGACGGGATCACGATCCCGGAGACTTTCGACGCGGACCTGCTGTACCTCCTCGGCCTCGTCTTCGGTGACGGCGACATCGCACTGGACCGCCGCGACGGCAATCGCGGGATGGTCCGTATCTCGAACGGAGACGAGCAGTTGCTGGAGCGGGCCGCTTCGATCTTCGACGAGAAGTTCGACAAGTGCCCCGAGATAGAACGCCAGGACGACCGCGTCCCCTCCATTCGCGTCAACAGCGCGACGATCGCCCGGCTGTTCTGGAACGCCGGGATGCGAACGCCCAAAGACGACCTCGAGTTGGACCCGAAGCTCACCGTCGCGGCCCACGCCGACGCGTTCCTCAAGGGGCTGATGGACGCTGACGGTTCGGTGTCGAACCGCGACGGTGGCGGCTCTAGCGTCCTCATGTCCACGATCAGTGAAGACCTCGCCGAGCAGGTCCAGTTGATGCTGGAGACCTACGGCGTCCGGGCGAGCGTGCGGGAACGCGACCGCCGTGGCACCTACGAGCTACAGGACGGGCGGACGATCGAATCGAAGCGCGTCCAGCACTTCGTCGAGATTTATGGCGCTGATATCGATCGGTATGCCGAGGCAATCGGCTTCGAATCCGCCGAGAAGCGCGATGCGCTCGCCGAAATCGTCGAGACCGAACGACGCCAGCGGGAGAAGCTCCCCGTGGGTCCGGCGCTCGCAGTCGCAGATGGTGCTGGCGGACAGTACTATCAGAACGTCAAGCGCGGCGACAACCCGGGCCGTGCCAGGGCGCGGTCGATGCTCGAGGACGTCGATCTCGGTGAGGCAGAACCGATCGTCAGAGAGGCCGTCGAGGCCGACCTCCGATGGGACGAGGTTGTCGCCGCCGAAGACACGGGTCGCAAGGAAGTCTTCGACCTCACCGTCCCGGAGACGCACAACTTCGTCGGCAACGGCGTCGTGACTCACAACACGGCGGCGGCTGTGAGGGACGACTTCGGCGACGGCCAGCAGTGGACCCTCGAAGCGGGCGCGCTCGTCCTCGCCGACCAGGGCATCGCTGCAGTGGACGAGCTCGACAAGATGGCCGCGGACGATCGCAGTGCCATGCACGAGGCGCTGGAGCAGCAGAAGATCAGCGTCTCCAAGGCCGGGATCAACGCAACGCTCAAGTCCCGCTGCTCGCTGCTGGGCGCCGCGAACCCCAAGTACGGCCGCTTCGACCAGTTCGAGCCCATCGGCGAGCAGATCGACCTCGAGCCCGCGCTGATCTCCCGGTTCGACCTGATCTTCACGGTCACGGACCAGCCCGACGAGGAGGAGGACGCCAACCTGGCCCAGCACATCATCCAGACGAACTACGCCGGGGAGCTGCACACCCACCGCCAGGAGACGGCGACCTCGGACTACACGCAGGAGGAGGTCGACAACGTCACCGACGAGGTCGCGCCGACCATCGAGCCGGAGCTGCTGCGCAAGTACGTGGCCTACGCCAAGCGCAACTGCTTCCCGACGATGACCGAGGAGGCCAAGCAGGTCATCGAGGACTTCTACGTGGACCTGCGGCTGCAGGGCACCGACGAGGACGCGGCGGTGCCCGTCACGGCCCGGAAGCTGGAGGCGATGGTGCGCCTGGCCGAGGCGTCGGCGCGGATGCGCCTCTCGGACACCGTCGAGCAGGACGACGCCGAGCGGGCGACGTCGATCACCAGGTACTGCATGGAGCAGATCGGCGTCGACCCCGAGACGGGCGAGTTCGACGCGGACGTCGTCGAGACGGGCACCTCCAAGAGCCAGCGGGACCGCATCCAGAACATCCGCGGGATCATCGCCGACATCGAGGACGAGTACGACGAGGGCGCGCCCATCGACGTCGTCATCGAGCGCGCCGAGGAGGTCGGCATCGACGAGCCCAAGGCCGAGAGCGAGATCGAGAAGCTCAAACAGAAGGGCGAGGTGTACGAGCCCCGCACGGACCACCTCCGGACGACCTGA
- a CDS encoding MFS transporter, with the protein MAATDARTRRVWTAVVFLAVAAGGAALQARGALVPSFQTAFTVSESQLGLITPLGTIGFVGPVVIVGMLAGRLDIKRTLVIGLVLTSAGLVLIGLAPSFVALLAFVAVQSAALGIVRALDRPILSHLHPENRGRMFSLETMSWAVGATLGPFLVTWVLTVGEWRLTYYLLGLPYLVIAVLAWRSDFPDHVTSERSFSREDFRPLLSRPTILGMGLALILVGGIESTIFSWFPYYVTQFLPRSAANLALSIYLAAYVPGRLGFSFLADRASPPDVVLVAATALVALLGVLFGAGGLGRLPFFAVTFGIGFFVSGFFPLLLTWGVAVAPDYTGPVNAVAMVSTQVGFLIVPAAVGVLADVYSIGQAMLVLLGLAGCLVLLLGGRRVTGLAGSGA; encoded by the coding sequence GTGGCAGCGACCGACGCTCGAACCCGACGCGTGTGGACGGCCGTGGTGTTCCTGGCGGTGGCGGCCGGCGGCGCGGCGCTGCAGGCCCGCGGCGCGCTGGTGCCGAGCTTCCAGACCGCCTTCACCGTCTCGGAGAGCCAGCTGGGGCTGATCACGCCCCTCGGAACGATCGGATTCGTCGGCCCCGTCGTGATCGTCGGTATGCTGGCCGGGCGCCTCGACATCAAGCGGACGCTCGTGATCGGCCTGGTCCTGACCAGCGCGGGCCTCGTGCTGATCGGCCTCGCGCCGTCGTTCGTCGCACTGCTGGCGTTCGTCGCCGTCCAGAGCGCGGCGCTTGGCATCGTCCGCGCGCTCGACCGACCGATCCTCAGCCACCTCCACCCGGAGAACCGCGGCCGGATGTTCAGCCTCGAGACGATGTCGTGGGCCGTCGGCGCGACGCTGGGCCCGTTTCTGGTCACCTGGGTCCTCACCGTCGGCGAGTGGCGCCTGACCTACTACCTCCTGGGGCTCCCCTACCTCGTCATCGCCGTCCTCGCCTGGCGCTCGGACTTCCCCGACCACGTCACCAGCGAGCGGTCGTTCTCCCGCGAGGACTTCCGGCCGCTGCTCTCCCGCCCGACCATCCTCGGCATGGGCCTGGCCCTGATCCTCGTCGGCGGCATCGAGAGCACGATCTTCAGCTGGTTCCCCTACTACGTCACCCAGTTCCTCCCCCGCTCCGCGGCCAACCTCGCGCTGTCGATCTACCTGGCCGCCTACGTCCCGGGTCGCCTGGGCTTCAGCTTCCTCGCCGACCGCGCCTCGCCGCCCGACGTCGTCCTCGTCGCCGCGACCGCCCTGGTCGCCCTGCTTGGCGTCCTCTTCGGCGCCGGCGGCCTCGGTCGCCTCCCGTTCTTCGCCGTGACTTTCGGCATCGGCTTCTTCGTCTCCGGCTTCTTCCCCCTCCTGCTGACCTGGGGCGTCGCGGTCGCCCCGGACTACACCGGCCCCGTCAACGCCGTCGCGATGGTTTCCACGCAGGTCGGCTTCCTGATCGTCCCCGCCGCCGTCGGCGTCCTCGCCGACGTCTACTCCATCGGCCAGGCCATGCTCGTCCTGCTCGGCCTGGCCGGCTGTCTCGTCCTCCTGCTCGGCGGTCGCCGCGTGACGGGGCTAGCCGGTTCTGGTGCGTGA
- a CDS encoding DMT family transporter, protein MIARRHANAGLFVVLAALFGVSFVAIKAGLAAIPPLLFAAIRFDVAAPFVLAYAAWRYDDWVPRDRSDLVSVAVGAVALVAANNGLLFLGQQTTTPATASVMYGLNPILAPAFAYLLLDQRVDRLGFAGVLLGLVGVVIIVQPSPATLTDASTLGQLYVLGAAVVVALGSVLLRRFESTIGSVPMTAWAMALGAGLLHVASVAAGESLAPGAWSRTVLLSILSLGLFSTAMAYPIYFALIRRIGPVRTNLVAYLVPVVAALTGWVLLDEPVTLATVAGFVVVVAGVVLLERQVIREEAARAYDALAGGGAAASSDD, encoded by the coding sequence GTGATCGCCCGGCGCCACGCCAACGCCGGCCTGTTCGTCGTGCTGGCCGCGCTGTTCGGCGTCTCGTTCGTCGCGATCAAGGCGGGGCTGGCGGCCATCCCGCCGCTGCTGTTCGCCGCGATCCGGTTCGACGTGGCGGCGCCGTTCGTCCTGGCGTACGCGGCCTGGCGCTACGACGACTGGGTCCCGCGGGACCGGTCGGACCTCGTCAGCGTCGCGGTCGGCGCGGTCGCGCTGGTCGCGGCGAACAACGGGCTGCTCTTCCTCGGCCAGCAGACGACGACGCCGGCCACGGCGTCGGTGATGTACGGGCTCAACCCGATCCTGGCGCCGGCGTTCGCCTACCTGCTGCTCGACCAGCGGGTCGATCGGCTGGGCTTCGCGGGCGTCCTGCTGGGGCTCGTCGGAGTGGTGATCATCGTCCAGCCGTCGCCGGCGACGCTGACCGACGCGTCGACGCTCGGGCAGCTGTACGTCCTCGGCGCTGCCGTCGTGGTCGCGCTCGGGAGCGTCCTCCTGCGGCGCTTCGAGTCGACCATCGGCAGCGTCCCGATGACGGCGTGGGCCATGGCGCTGGGCGCCGGGCTGCTCCACGTCGCGAGCGTGGCCGCCGGCGAGTCGCTCGCGCCCGGCGCGTGGTCGCGGACGGTCCTGCTGTCGATCCTGTCTCTGGGGCTCTTCTCGACGGCGATGGCCTACCCCATCTACTTCGCGCTGATCCGTCGGATCGGCCCGGTCCGGACGAACCTGGTCGCCTACCTCGTCCCCGTGGTCGCCGCCCTCACCGGGTGGGTCCTGCTGGACGAGCCCGTCACGCTCGCGACGGTGGCCGGCTTCGTCGTCGTGGTCGCCGGCGTCGTCCTGCTCGAGCGGCAGGTGATCCGAGAGGAGGCCGCGCGGGCGTACGACGCCCTCGCCGGAGGCGGGGCGGCCGCGTCGTCAGACGACTGA
- a CDS encoding response regulator, with protein MSSVDVFGDVLLVEDNPGDVRLTREMLQDGELDPTIHAVTDGPEALSFLRQRGEYDDAPRPDLILLDLHLARMDGDEVLEMMTDDVRDVPVVAISGSQEGAALKLDDVEDRVAAGLVKPIEPDDLLDVARTL; from the coding sequence ATGAGTTCTGTAGACGTGTTCGGCGACGTCCTCCTGGTGGAAGACAATCCGGGGGACGTCAGGCTGACGCGTGAGATGCTCCAGGACGGGGAGCTGGACCCGACGATTCACGCCGTCACCGACGGGCCCGAGGCGCTGTCCTTTCTCCGGCAGCGCGGCGAGTACGACGACGCGCCGCGACCGGACCTGATCCTCCTCGACCTGCACCTCGCCAGGATGGACGGCGACGAGGTGCTGGAGATGATGACCGACGACGTGCGCGACGTCCCGGTGGTCGCCATCTCCGGGTCGCAGGAGGGCGCGGCGCTCAAACTGGACGACGTCGAGGACAGGGTGGCGGCCGGTCTGGTGAAGCCGATCGAACCCGACGACCTGCTGGACGTCGCGCGGACGCTGTAG
- a CDS encoding response regulator — MSASVHQQQSDEPVEILLAEDNPGDVRLLREAFEVTGIETTFHVVNTGEAAEDFLKGQGDYEGSSLPDIVLLDLNLPRKDGYDVLETIRDDDRLQYLPVLILTSSSAEEDIQRCYAADANAYLTKPTGMDDFRDVVRAVERFWLKQARLPSVTR, encoded by the coding sequence ATGTCAGCATCAGTCCACCAGCAGCAGTCCGACGAACCTGTCGAGATACTCCTCGCGGAGGACAATCCCGGCGACGTCCGGCTCCTCCGGGAGGCGTTCGAGGTGACGGGCATCGAGACGACGTTCCACGTCGTCAACACCGGCGAAGCCGCCGAGGACTTCCTGAAGGGACAGGGGGACTACGAGGGGTCGTCGCTGCCGGACATCGTCCTGCTGGACCTGAACCTCCCGCGAAAGGACGGCTACGACGTGCTCGAGACGATCAGGGACGACGACCGGCTCCAGTACCTGCCGGTCCTGATCCTCACGAGCTCGTCGGCCGAGGAGGACATCCAACGGTGCTACGCGGCCGACGCCAACGCGTACCTGACGAAGCCGACGGGCATGGACGACTTCCGGGACGTGGTCAGGGCGGTCGAGCGGTTCTGGCTGAAGCAGGCGCGACTGCCGTCGGTCACGCGGTGA
- a CDS encoding helix-turn-helix domain-containing protein, with product MGFEIANSRRPIFEKILRLETTENDLDRVTDLVLEERGKLSSSEARGYDRTLNARKLDQLVDPDEVSEFLYSFCKESALIEYSFKQDRSVSVMTEKNSQIETKQITEHRVVNLFYHNSGIIFIHGPYESVQEGESLARYLFQDTKVTEVLFESDFLLWMVYKNQMAEPLGADITLQRITGAEILGDDRTLGYNISESVSSVSLEGVWAGIYYGQELTQLEGEFDLFGYDITAKISAHRGITFNSSRGSLSDASEPKQWLLSLRFARRIIALFENWVDRDRQEKVPPKEFYDNIHSKVNESDTLYSLDEGEYPFSNSHTSVDPEVFEESEADILDVSLDEILAMGESEVVEFKSKLPDHRNNIAKEATALANFKGGVLVFGVDDNGEVCGIDDIRNAEETIMNILEGNVRPQLELGVNFESRDGSDVLVLRIPQFRDLPHAANYTFYIRRGTTKRKLTPYQLSYLMPNREENI from the coding sequence ATGGGCTTTGAAATTGCTAATTCGCGGCGCCCCATTTTTGAGAAGATCCTAAGACTTGAGACTACGGAGAACGACCTTGACAGAGTAACTGACCTCGTTTTGGAAGAGCGAGGTAAACTCTCTTCCTCAGAGGCACGAGGATATGATAGAACGTTGAACGCCAGAAAACTTGATCAGCTCGTTGATCCAGACGAAGTAAGCGAATTCCTCTACAGCTTTTGTAAGGAATCTGCTCTGATCGAATACTCATTTAAACAAGACAGATCTGTTTCTGTGATGACTGAAAAGAATTCACAGATAGAAACCAAGCAGATAACAGAACATCGAGTTGTGAATCTCTTCTATCACAATTCGGGTATTATTTTCATACATGGACCCTATGAGAGTGTTCAGGAGGGAGAGTCTTTAGCCCGCTATCTATTTCAGGATACAAAAGTCACTGAGGTCCTTTTTGAATCAGATTTCTTGCTTTGGATGGTATACAAAAACCAGATGGCGGAGCCACTAGGTGCAGATATCACACTCCAACGGATTACTGGTGCTGAGATCCTTGGTGATGATCGTACTCTCGGATACAACATTTCAGAAAGTGTGTCATCAGTGAGTTTAGAGGGGGTGTGGGCCGGGATATACTATGGTCAAGAATTAACCCAACTTGAGGGCGAATTTGATCTATTTGGTTACGATATTACTGCTAAGATTAGCGCGCATCGAGGTATCACCTTCAACTCATCTCGCGGCAGTCTTTCAGATGCTTCAGAACCCAAACAGTGGCTGCTCTCGCTTAGATTTGCAAGAAGGATTATAGCTTTATTCGAAAATTGGGTTGATAGAGATAGGCAGGAGAAAGTCCCTCCCAAGGAATTTTACGATAATATCCATTCGAAAGTAAATGAATCTGACACCCTCTATTCTTTGGATGAAGGAGAATATCCATTTTCGAATTCCCACACCTCAGTTGATCCAGAAGTCTTTGAGGAGTCAGAAGCTGATATTCTGGATGTATCCCTTGACGAGATTCTTGCAATGGGTGAATCCGAGGTGGTCGAGTTCAAGTCTAAACTCCCAGATCACCGGAACAATATTGCAAAAGAAGCTACTGCTCTTGCCAATTTTAAAGGCGGGGTACTAGTGTTTGGGGTTGATGATAACGGAGAAGTTTGTGGAATCGATGACATTCGGAACGCTGAAGAAACGATAATGAATATACTTGAAGGAAACGTGCGCCCACAACTTGAATTGGGAGTTAATTTCGAATCAAGAGATGGTTCGGATGTTTTAGTACTCCGTATACCCCAATTCCGAGACCTACCCCACGCAGCTAATTACACGTTCTATATTCGCCGAGGGACTACGAAGAGGAAACTAACTCCCTATCAGTTGAGCTATCTAATGCCGAACAGGGAAGAAAATATCTGA